The sequence below is a genomic window from Aureispira sp. CCB-E.
TACTCAACCCTTTAGATAGTCTAGCAAAATGTTTTTCTAAAAAAAGAATTTTGCCTTGACGAACTCGAATTGTTTCAAACAAACCATCTCCGTACTTAAATGCTCGATTAAAATGTGTTTGCATCCTTATCTAGCAAAATCAACATTAGACAATGTCATTTGTTCTCCAGATGCCATATGTTTAAAGCGCATATTGGCAACTTTTACCTTTTCTGTTTTTTCTATTTCATTTTTTGGCAGCGCAAAATCTTTCAGTTCTAACGAACCTGCATATTCGCCATTGGCGTCAAAAATTTCGACTTCAAGAAGATCTAATTGATACTGTTGTGTAATACTTTGATTACTTTTTGCATCGAATAATTCTATCTTTCCTGTGGTTTCATTTAATTTTATAACAATATCTTTAGCCTCTGTTGCTTTTGGAGCTCCCATACTTGGTGCTGCACCTAAATTTTGTCCTAAAACAGAACAAGACATCAATAAGATTAGTGCAAAAACGGATGTTAATAGCCTCATGATTTTTAAATTTAAGGTGTTAAAATTAGTTTGCTATAGGCTCATTATTACATACAAGATAGTACATAATAAAGACAACAACTAATTATCTCAATAAAATTAATCGACTTTTTTCTATATCAGAAGCCAATTAATCCTTAAAAGAACTCAAACATTAGAAAATAAATTAACATTTCAATTGTTTGTACTTATCTTATTGCAATTGTCGTTCCAACTTTCTAAAAGCAAAACAAACAACTGAATTGCAAGCAATTAAAAATAAACAATACGCTTAATGTCTTTTTTTACGTTTAAGAAGGTGAGCACTTCCTTTGGTTTTATTTAACACTCCTTCCGAATACCTAGGCAATTCTGCCGCATTGGCTTCATCCGTATCGATATGCATTTCTAACTTGTATTTGGGTGAAACTCGAACCAATACATTTCCAAAGGTTAATGGTCTCAAACCGTTGCTTACTTCTACATCAACAATATCTTTATCTGCCACGCCAAATACTTGAGCATCTTCAGGAGTCATGTGTATGTGTCGCCAAGCGCAAATAACTCCTTCTGTCATATTATAAACACCTTCAGGACCAATTAGTTTAATACCAGGGGTGTTTTCAACCTTTCCCGACGCTCGAACGGGGGCATCTACTCCTAAGAAAAATTCATCCGTTCTAGAGATTTCCAATTGATTTTTAGGGCGAGTTGGTCCTAGCACACGCACACGTTCTATTTGGTTTTTAGGTCCGACAATTGTTACCTGTTCATTGCAAGCAAACTGCCCTGGCTGAGATAAAGGTGCTTTCTCAGTCAATTCATACCCTTTTCCAAACAAGGCATCTACGGCATCCTGAGTTAAATGAATATGACGCCCAGAAACAGCAATGGGAATCGTTGGAATCGTATTTACCTTTGTTTTTTCTTGTATAATCCGTAGTGCTTCTTGAGCAATTGCATATTGCTCATTAGTCTTAACTGCCAATAGCTTTACACGACTATGATTCATAGAAAAATCTTGCACAGGTTCGTCATCCGATAGCTTTATGTCATGGTTTTTATCTTCATTAATCAAAGCTCCCAAAAAATCGAGACGTTGTGTTGTACGATGTCGAACCACAGGACTATTCTCACCAATACCACCTGTAAATATAATGGCATCAACACCGCCCATTACCGCCGCATAAGCGCCAATATACTTACGTAAACGATGTGTAAATACTTGTAAAGCCAAACGGCAATCCTCGTCTCCATTC
It includes:
- a CDS encoding acetate/propionate family kinase; amino-acid sequence: MNILVINCGSSSVKAAVINGETGNNLLTMSIERVLDKPLVHINETTLECPEVGHEAALNFALPLVKEHLGNHTLDGVGHRVVHGGNKFDTPVLIDETVEKAIQDVSGLAPLHNPVNLLGITVARNVFSNLPHVAVFDTSFHQTMPKRAVEYALPKQIREKHGLRRYGFHGTSHEYVAELAAEHLQADLNSLRVITCHLGNGASVTAVEYGRSVETSMGMTPLEGLVMGTRSGDVDPGILLHVAREEEMSMKDLDQLLNKKSGLVGLSGWSNDMRDIIEKSTNGDEDCRLALQVFTHRLRKYIGAYAAVMGGVDAIIFTGGIGENSPVVRHRTTQRLDFLGALINEDKNHDIKLSDDEPVQDFSMNHSRVKLLAVKTNEQYAIAQEALRIIQEKTKVNTIPTIPIAVSGRHIHLTQDAVDALFGKGYELTEKAPLSQPGQFACNEQVTIVGPKNQIERVRVLGPTRPKNQLEISRTDEFFLGVDAPVRASGKVENTPGIKLIGPEGVYNMTEGVICAWRHIHMTPEDAQVFGVADKDIVDVEVSNGLRPLTFGNVLVRVSPKYKLEMHIDTDEANAAELPRYSEGVLNKTKGSAHLLKRKKRH